The proteins below come from a single Trueperaceae bacterium genomic window:
- a CDS encoding diacylglycerol kinase family lipid kinase, whose translation MLHVVVNPVAGRGRARAAWPKVRAGLEAAGVAFEVHVTTGPHHATRLAAATPDGATVVAVGGDGTAHEVARGLLGSDRMLGLVPVGSGDDVAHALGLPRGDADAALRALLHGRTRTIDTGVCNGEPFLNALGVGLDAEVGRLVHRAPRPLRGVGAYLWAVAVALRRHDVGRMRVGIVDGAGGTERTVHDGPALLVSTQNGPRTGGSFRFAPMAAVDDGRLDLIVAGDLTRRGTLALLPRAMAGRHLHHPRVAHHAVHRVRIDAATPRTWHADGEAFPPATSFAIEVRPASLRVRAP comes from the coding sequence GTGCTGCACGTCGTGGTGAACCCCGTCGCGGGGCGCGGGCGCGCCCGGGCCGCCTGGCCGAAGGTCCGGGCCGGTCTCGAGGCGGCCGGCGTCGCGTTCGAGGTGCACGTCACGACCGGCCCGCACCACGCGACGCGGTTGGCGGCCGCGACGCCGGACGGCGCGACGGTCGTCGCGGTCGGCGGGGACGGCACCGCGCACGAGGTGGCGCGCGGCCTGCTGGGCAGCGACCGCATGCTAGGGCTCGTCCCGGTCGGGTCGGGCGACGACGTCGCGCACGCGCTGGGGCTGCCGCGGGGCGATGCGGACGCCGCCCTGCGGGCGTTGCTGCACGGCCGGACGCGGACGATCGACACGGGGGTCTGCAACGGCGAGCCGTTCCTGAACGCGCTCGGGGTCGGCCTCGATGCGGAGGTCGGCCGCCTGGTGCACCGGGCCCCCCGCCCGCTCCGGGGCGTGGGCGCCTACCTGTGGGCGGTCGCGGTGGCGCTACGCCGCCACGACGTCGGCCGCATGCGCGTCGGGATCGTGGACGGGGCCGGGGGGACCGAGCGGACGGTGCACGACGGTCCGGCGCTCCTGGTGAGCACCCAGAACGGCCCGAGGACCGGGGGGTCGTTCCGCTTCGCGCCGATGGCGGCGGTGGACGACGGGCGTCTGGACCTGATCGTCGCGGGCGACCTCACGCGGCGCGGAACCCTGGCGCTCCTCCCGCGTGCGATGGCAGGACGGCACCTGCACCACCCGAGGGTCGCGCACCACGCCGTCCATCGCGTGCGGATCGACGCCGCGACGCCGCGCACGTGGCACGCGGACGGCGAGGCCTTCCCGCCGGCGACGTCGTTCGCCATCGAGGTGCGGCCCGCCAGCCTGCGCGTGCGGGCCCCCTGA
- a CDS encoding rhomboid family intramembrane serine protease has product MLPVRDRNPAPGPAPVTRLLILLNVAAFLVQIRLLGAGPALTLMEVGAFVPQRFLADPIGFAPSLLLHAFLHADPLHLAGNLFFLAVFGDDVEVRLGHGRYLAFYLAGAVVAAGVHAAFEPSGWRPLVGASGAIGALLAAYVVWFPRSGVQAYVFVLAPLWWALRLVGRPPHFYLWWLPAWGYVGWWAVVQGWQASGTLAVRDVAAPGVAWWAHVGGFAFGLAVAALARRRRSAG; this is encoded by the coding sequence GTGCTCCCCGTCCGCGACCGCAACCCCGCCCCCGGGCCCGCCCCCGTCACGCGCCTCCTGATCCTCCTCAACGTCGCGGCGTTCCTCGTGCAGATCCGCCTGCTCGGGGCGGGACCGGCCCTGACCCTGATGGAGGTCGGCGCGTTCGTCCCGCAACGCTTCCTCGCCGACCCCATCGGCTTCGCCCCCAGCCTGCTGCTGCACGCCTTCCTGCACGCCGACCCGCTGCATCTCGCCGGCAACCTGTTCTTCCTCGCGGTGTTCGGGGACGACGTCGAGGTGCGCCTCGGGCACGGCCGCTACCTGGCGTTCTACCTCGCCGGCGCGGTCGTGGCGGCCGGCGTGCATGCGGCGTTCGAGCCGTCGGGGTGGCGACCGCTGGTGGGCGCCTCGGGCGCCATCGGGGCGCTCCTGGCCGCCTACGTCGTGTGGTTCCCGCGGAGCGGCGTCCAGGCGTACGTGTTCGTGCTCGCGCCGCTCTGGTGGGCCCTGCGGCTCGTCGGTCGCCCCCCGCACTTCTACCTCTGGTGGCTCCCCGCCTGGGGGTACGTCGGTTGGTGGGCGGTCGTGCAGGGCTGGCAGGCGTCCGGCACGCTGGCGGTGCGCGACGTCGCCGCCCCGGGCGTCGCCTGGTGGGCGCACGTCGGCGGGTTCGCCTTCGGGCTCGCGGTCGCCGCCCTCGCGCGCCGCCGCCGGAGCGCGGGGTAG
- the raiA gene encoding ribosome-associated translation inhibitor RaiA: MKIYQTIGRNIDVTDAMRTYAEDKLQKLDKFSDQIVDAKVVMSYNDRVGGQPAKVEVQINVANAVVRAEERAVDHYAAVDVVVDKLERQLKKVKGRQEAKRDDAKPVEPPPPAPVEGEDEEDPPRIVRTKRHVLRPMAPEDAAMEMEALGHDFYVFRNLDTDAVSVLYLRDDGHYGVIEPA, translated from the coding sequence ATGAAGATCTACCAGACGATCGGCCGCAACATCGACGTCACCGACGCCATGCGGACGTACGCCGAGGACAAACTCCAGAAGCTCGACAAGTTCTCCGACCAGATCGTGGACGCGAAGGTCGTCATGTCCTACAACGACCGGGTCGGTGGCCAGCCGGCGAAGGTCGAGGTCCAGATCAACGTCGCGAACGCCGTCGTCCGCGCCGAGGAGCGCGCCGTGGACCACTACGCCGCGGTCGACGTGGTGGTCGACAAGCTCGAACGGCAACTCAAGAAGGTCAAGGGCCGCCAGGAGGCGAAGCGCGACGACGCCAAGCCGGTCGAACCCCCACCCCCCGCCCCGGTCGAAGGGGAGGACGAGGAGGACCCCCCGCGCATCGTGCGCACCAAACGCCACGTCCTGCGCCCCATGGCGCCCGAGGACGCCGCGATGGAGATGGAGGCCCTCGGGCACGACTTCTACGTCTTCCGCAACCTCGACACCGACGCGGTGTCGGTGCTCTACCTGCGCGACGACGGGCACTACGGCGTCATCGAACCGGCCTGA
- a CDS encoding helix-turn-helix domain-containing protein, which produces MPTRCPSADPSHPTQRAICVLQEKWVLHIVHALLDGPRGFNELGRDVGGCNPTTLRQRLVALQDVGLVTRHGGEEGAARATYALTPAGEGLRDVIAAIHTWSLQHLHSTRGPRPAPTDVGRGPVQRRPAGPPTHEGVGAPIAVEAAGTTDGS; this is translated from the coding sequence GTGCCGACGCGTTGCCCCTCCGCCGACCCGTCCCACCCGACGCAGCGCGCCATCTGCGTGCTGCAGGAGAAGTGGGTGCTGCACATCGTGCACGCGCTGCTCGACGGGCCGCGCGGCTTCAACGAACTGGGGCGCGACGTCGGCGGCTGCAACCCCACCACGCTGCGTCAACGCCTCGTGGCGCTGCAGGACGTCGGTCTCGTCACCCGCCACGGCGGCGAAGAGGGCGCGGCCCGCGCCACGTACGCCCTCACCCCCGCCGGGGAGGGCCTGCGCGACGTGATCGCCGCCATCCACACCTGGTCGCTGCAGCACCTGCACAGCACCCGCGGGCCGCGCCCCGCCCCCACCGACGTCGGTCGGGGGCCGGTCCAACGCCGGCCGGCGGGCCCGCCCACCCACGAGGGCGTAGGCGCCCCGATCGCGGTCGAGGCGGCCGGCACGACCGACGGCTCCTGA
- a CDS encoding response regulator, whose translation MDAPAGGRPGADPAGGSGDAPVQLLVAAPSHEHDLLDVLLSTEAFALTFTASAEAALAHLKDATPDAVLVALDLPDLPGDEVVRRLREVPRLERVAVVLYGDGDGAAGLSPDAHARADAVGADLLLPRPLAGKGLAARLHAQRGGTAQPTPRGRGEGGGGRPPDAPAGDGPDPLPDDPEAWARALRAARAREAELRARIAELERRNAALLDALDAQEQADDPPRGPRLGRRGRT comes from the coding sequence GTGGACGCCCCCGCGGGAGGCCGCCCCGGCGCGGACCCGGCCGGTGGGTCGGGCGACGCGCCCGTGCAGCTCCTGGTCGCGGCGCCCTCGCACGAGCACGACCTCCTCGACGTGCTGTTGAGCACCGAAGCGTTCGCGCTCACGTTCACCGCGAGCGCGGAGGCCGCCCTCGCGCACCTGAAGGACGCGACGCCGGACGCGGTCCTCGTCGCGTTGGACCTGCCCGACCTGCCCGGCGACGAGGTGGTGCGGCGCCTGCGGGAGGTGCCCCGCCTGGAGCGGGTGGCGGTGGTGCTGTACGGCGACGGGGACGGCGCGGCGGGCCTGTCCCCCGACGCGCACGCCCGCGCCGACGCGGTCGGCGCCGACCTGCTCCTCCCCCGCCCCCTGGCCGGGAAGGGCCTCGCGGCGCGCCTGCACGCCCAGCGTGGGGGGACGGCGCAGCCGACCCCGCGCGGCCGGGGCGAGGGCGGCGGGGGGCGGCCGCCCGACGCCCCCGCCGGCGACGGGCCCGACCCCCTCCCCGACGACCCCGAGGCGTGGGCGCGCGCGCTGCGCGCCGCGCGCGCCCGCGAGGCGGAGCTGCGGGCCCGCATCGCGGAGCTCGAGCGGCGCAACGCGGCGCTGCTCGACGCGCTCGACGCGCAGGAGCAGGCCGACGATCCGCCGCGCGGCCCGCGCCTCGGGCGGCGCGGCCGCACCTGA
- the minE gene encoding cell division topological specificity factor MinE, producing MFRLFGGRKKSKDQVKERLKMVLSYDRAKLTPGRMEDLKAELMEVLSKYFPTEETGYDVTLEQQGDRMVMTANLPLEG from the coding sequence ATGTTCCGCCTGTTCGGGGGCCGCAAGAAGAGCAAGGACCAGGTGAAGGAACGCCTGAAGATGGTGCTGTCCTACGACCGCGCGAAGTTGACGCCGGGACGCATGGAGGACCTGAAGGCGGAACTCATGGAGGTCCTGTCGAAGTACTTCCCGACCGAAGAGACCGGCTACGACGTCACGCTCGAACAGCAGGGCGACCGGATGGTGATGACCGCGAACCTCCCCCTGGAGGGGTGA
- the minD gene encoding septum site-determining protein MinD, with protein MDAKAIVVTSGKGGVGKTTTTANVGAALAKAGEKVVVIDTDVGLRNLDVVMGLEGRVVYDLIDVFEGECKLKQALIRDKRVDNLHLVAASQTKDKSALSEERMQETVRLLIEEEGFDRVLIDSPAGIESGFQTAASAAGGALVVVNPEVSSVRDADRIIGLLEARGVDEVRLIINRLRPEMVQRGDMLEVDDVLEILGVKLIGIVPEDERILVSTNLGSPASLDEGNQAGNEFRNVARRIAGEEIPYAALEQGSGGFLGGLRRLFGGR; from the coding sequence GTGGACGCAAAAGCGATCGTCGTGACGTCCGGCAAAGGGGGCGTCGGCAAGACCACCACCACCGCCAACGTCGGGGCGGCCCTCGCGAAGGCGGGGGAGAAGGTCGTGGTGATCGACACCGACGTCGGCCTCCGCAACCTGGACGTGGTGATGGGCCTCGAGGGTCGCGTCGTGTACGACCTGATCGACGTCTTCGAGGGCGAATGCAAACTCAAGCAGGCGTTGATCCGCGACAAGCGGGTGGACAACCTGCACCTGGTCGCCGCCTCGCAGACGAAGGACAAGAGCGCCCTGAGCGAGGAGCGCATGCAGGAGACCGTCCGCCTGCTGATCGAGGAGGAGGGCTTCGATCGGGTGTTGATCGACTCCCCCGCCGGCATCGAGTCCGGCTTCCAGACCGCGGCGAGCGCCGCGGGCGGTGCGCTGGTGGTCGTCAACCCCGAGGTGTCGAGCGTCCGGGACGCCGACCGCATCATCGGCCTGCTGGAGGCGCGCGGGGTGGACGAGGTCCGCTTGATCATCAACCGCCTGCGTCCGGAGATGGTGCAGCGGGGGGACATGCTGGAGGTCGACGACGTCCTCGAGATCCTCGGCGTGAAACTGATCGGCATCGTGCCCGAGGACGAACGCATCCTCGTGTCGACGAACCTCGGGAGTCCCGCCAGCCTCGACGAGGGGAACCAGGCGGGCAACGAGTTCCGCAACGTCGCGCGCCGCATCGCCGGCGAGGAGATCCCCTACGCCGCCCTGGAGCAGGGCTCCGGCGGCTTCCTCGGGGGGCTCCGGCGCCTGTTCGGAGGTCGTTGA